A region of Actinomycetota bacterium DNA encodes the following proteins:
- a CDS encoding type II toxin-antitoxin system RelE/ParE family toxin, which yields MKSVKKYNINYTKEAKKKIEKLDPSIKSIIKNSIESLLSNPFKGKPLSYELAGLYSLRTSDYRIIYRVKEEKLIIIVISVGHRKEIYKKLKELVKKSKF from the coding sequence TTGAAGTCTGTAAAAAAATACAATATTAATTATACTAAAGAAGCAAAAAAGAAAATAGAAAAACTCGATCCTTCAATTAAATCAATTATCAAAAATTCAATAGAATCCCTCTTATCAAATCCTTTTAAAGGAAAACCACTGTCTTATGAATTAGCTGGATTATATTCTTTAAGAACTTCGGATTATAGAATTATTTACCGAGTTAAGGAGGAAAAACTCATAATTATAGTTATTTCTGTAGGACATAGAAAGGAAATATATAAGAAGTTAAAAGAACTTGTAAAAAAATCAAAGTTTTAA
- a CDS encoding type II toxin-antitoxin system Phd/YefM family antitoxin: MANLLETIPTSKAKAYFSKLLRRIKDFHESFAITHRGKIIGVLIGIEEYESLIETLEILSDMELMESIKRGLEDEKAGKFYSHEEVFRE; encoded by the coding sequence ATGGCTAACTTACTAGAAACAATTCCCACAAGCAAGGCAAAAGCATATTTTTCTAAATTACTTAGGAGAATTAAGGATTTTCATGAATCCTTTGCTATTACCCATAGAGGGAAAATAATAGGAGTTTTAATTGGTATTGAGGAATATGAAAGTCTTATTGAAACCTTAGAAATATTAAGTGATATGGAATTAATGGAAAGTATCAAAAGAGGGTTAGAAGATGAAAAAGCAGGAAAATTTTACTCTCATGAAGAGGTTTTTCGGGAGTGA